The following proteins are encoded in a genomic region of Chloracidobacterium sp.:
- a CDS encoding tetratricopeptide repeat protein: MQIRSLFYAAAATLILTVPLSIYAQNEVRTLITWQVQKYEIEPTLPSGERDRTMNVKATLTLKNISGRQASQLTLRSGANVEVTSMSINGSTVESTRSEEKIGPGFSLNRDLTRLPSVPAGGIVTVAVNYKLTVKENTASSTLSPGTVQFLPTGYWYPTPNSWFLGRGPDTAPVTVKVNGIGGYTAVAAGAYANGAYSLNISGQPFFTVGSWDVSESSGVTVYAPKGYPNSQKRAAELAALYREALTFASGYLGKPADVPLKIVAVRRGAGYQGGGVVLVDESVFRRPKVDALTAMNIIESAVRTWIGGSLTTSGDGYGVVKEGLTRYLANEFLESKFGKDVADVERLRQRVAYAAISKRDGPLTRISPLDDFYYSAVANKGAIIWRLIANKIGKAEFERQLKANSQNGTLDLADLRLAFSSDKAILDALLDDVTTTNLLIGLPQASGGEVRSALRNTGPFDVNVNVRATLANGQTLDEKAAIPAGNFGQVVFKTAGKIERVEVDTEKIYPQTDYSDDIAPRESGDSDPIAAVKRAFDKKDNPGAEAAAVAALREFPQNDDVRTLLGRAQLAMGRMADAEKTFQMILDEKLPTARSLAWASVGLGEVAAAAGRKDQAAAYATAAIMDDADYGASLAARNLRNKLGVNTPVDPAVKAFFTEFDRVAVSNRKADLDALFAPGDAVKFANGMAGSTVKWATQLKQVDELGNGEILAETLVDLQLLTRDPESKFIVYRLKRIGSSWKIVSVDMYESR, encoded by the coding sequence ATGCAGATTAGATCATTGTTCTACGCGGCCGCGGCTACGCTGATTTTGACGGTGCCATTGTCCATTTATGCACAGAATGAAGTGCGGACTCTTATCACGTGGCAGGTGCAAAAATACGAGATCGAACCGACTCTGCCGTCCGGCGAACGCGACAGGACGATGAATGTCAAAGCGACGCTTACTTTGAAGAATATTTCGGGCAGGCAGGCCTCGCAGCTCACGCTCCGCAGCGGTGCGAATGTCGAGGTCACGTCGATGTCGATCAACGGTTCGACGGTCGAATCAACACGCAGTGAAGAGAAGATCGGCCCGGGCTTCAGCCTGAACCGCGATCTGACAAGGCTGCCGTCTGTTCCCGCAGGCGGGATCGTAACGGTGGCCGTCAACTATAAGCTCACCGTAAAGGAAAATACTGCCTCATCAACGCTCTCGCCCGGCACCGTGCAGTTCCTGCCGACGGGTTATTGGTATCCGACGCCGAACAGTTGGTTTCTTGGGCGCGGGCCGGATACGGCTCCGGTCACGGTCAAGGTCAACGGCATCGGCGGCTACACAGCGGTTGCCGCAGGAGCATACGCAAACGGAGCTTACTCGCTCAATATCAGCGGCCAGCCGTTCTTCACGGTCGGAAGCTGGGACGTATCCGAAAGCAGCGGCGTAACGGTTTACGCCCCCAAAGGCTATCCTAATTCTCAAAAGCGAGCGGCCGAACTTGCGGCGCTTTATCGTGAGGCGTTGACATTCGCCTCCGGGTATCTGGGCAAGCCCGCAGATGTGCCGCTGAAGATCGTTGCGGTAAGACGCGGTGCCGGCTATCAAGGCGGCGGCGTCGTTTTGGTAGATGAATCGGTGTTTCGGCGGCCGAAGGTCGATGCGCTGACGGCGATGAACATCATCGAGTCCGCAGTGCGGACATGGATCGGCGGCTCGCTGACAACGAGCGGCGACGGTTACGGTGTTGTAAAGGAAGGCTTGACACGCTATCTCGCGAATGAATTCTTGGAGAGTAAGTTCGGGAAGGATGTGGCCGATGTTGAGCGGTTGCGTCAGCGTGTCGCCTATGCGGCAATATCCAAACGCGACGGGCCTCTTACGCGTATCTCGCCGCTCGACGATTTCTATTATTCGGCGGTCGCGAATAAAGGTGCGATTATCTGGCGTTTGATCGCGAACAAGATTGGAAAAGCGGAATTTGAACGACAGCTAAAGGCGAATTCGCAGAACGGCACGCTTGACCTTGCCGATCTCAGGCTTGCGTTCAGCAGCGATAAGGCAATATTGGACGCTCTGCTCGACGACGTTACGACAACAAATCTTTTGATCGGACTTCCGCAGGCATCGGGAGGCGAAGTGCGGAGCGCATTGCGTAATACGGGGCCGTTCGATGTCAATGTCAATGTCCGGGCGACGCTCGCGAACGGACAGACGCTCGATGAAAAGGCTGCGATACCGGCGGGAAACTTCGGACAGGTCGTCTTCAAGACCGCGGGCAAGATAGAGCGTGTTGAGGTCGATACGGAAAAGATCTATCCGCAGACCGACTATTCTGATGATATCGCTCCGCGCGAATCCGGCGACAGTGATCCGATCGCTGCCGTAAAGAGGGCGTTCGATAAAAAAGATAACCCCGGAGCGGAAGCCGCGGCCGTTGCGGCCCTGCGCGAGTTTCCCCAAAATGATGACGTGCGTACATTGCTCGGTCGCGCGCAGCTCGCAATGGGCCGCATGGCTGATGCCGAGAAGACATTTCAAATGATCTTGGACGAAAAGCTTCCAACGGCGAGAAGCCTTGCTTGGGCTAGCGTCGGGCTGGGCGAGGTTGCCGCTGCCGCAGGCAGGAAGGATCAAGCCGCAGCCTATGCGACCGCCGCTATAATGGATGATGCGGATTATGGAGCATCGCTTGCGGCAAGAAATCTTCGCAATAAGCTTGGTGTTAATACGCCTGTCGATCCGGCGGTCAAGGCATTCTTTACCGAATTTGACCGAGTTGCCGTCAGCAATCGGAAGGCCGATCTTGACGCCCTTTTTGCTCCCGGCGATGCTGTGAAATTCGCAAACGGCATGGCCGGCTCAACGGTTAAATGGGCAACCCAATTGAAGCAGGTCGATGAGCTTGGGAATGGCGAGATTTTGGCCGAAACTCTGGTCGATCTTCAACTGCTCACTCGCGACCCTGAAAGTAAATTCATCGTATATCGGCTAAAACGTATCGGCTCATCATGGAAGATCGTGTCGGTCGATATGTACGAATCCAGATAG
- a CDS encoding HAD hydrolase family protein: protein MALDEKVKQRARRIKLLLMDCDGVLTDGRLYFDTAGEALKVFNVHDGQGIVDWHRTGSRSGIISGRNSPIVELRAKQLGITFVEQGQSDKAEALIRILSAAAVDAADAAYIGDDTPDLCVFEKVGFAVAVNDAVDPVKERAHFITQKKGGKGAVREVIDLIFRCKAEA from the coding sequence ATGGCACTTGATGAGAAGGTCAAGCAGCGTGCTCGACGTATCAAATTGCTGCTGATGGATTGCGACGGCGTCCTTACCGACGGCCGGCTTTACTTTGATACTGCCGGCGAGGCGTTGAAGGTATTTAACGTCCACGACGGACAGGGGATCGTCGATTGGCATCGTACCGGATCACGTTCGGGTATTATTTCAGGCCGGAACTCGCCGATCGTTGAGCTTCGCGCAAAGCAGCTTGGCATCACTTTTGTCGAGCAAGGCCAATCCGACAAAGCAGAAGCTCTTATTAGGATCCTTTCCGCCGCCGCTGTCGATGCGGCAGATGCCGCATATATCGGCGATGACACGCCGGACCTTTGTGTCTTCGAAAAGGTCGGCTTTGCCGTTGCCGTTAATGATGCCGTCGATCCTGTGAAGGAACGAGCTCACTTCATAACGCAAAAGAAAGGCGGGAAGGGAGCTGTTCGGGAAGTGATCGACCTTATCTTTCGCTGCAAGGCCGAGGCCTAG
- a CDS encoding methyltransferase regulatory domain-containing protein → MAEASTIYDKVPYPSYTFPQTHPDRLATAAYLHGLNPASPANCRVLELGCGDGTNLIAQAYALPESTFVGIDLSTVQIERAIDAAEKIGIKNIRFRAADITSIAADELGRFDFITAHGLYSWVPDHVRRTVLDLYANCLAENGIGYISYNTYPGCHIRQMVAGMMKFAARDAAEPFDAVEDALAALEFVERASENDSLYQMTIRLELQQTEERSAENVFHDDLAEINQPFYFYEFAADIVRHGLRYITDADPRINDLTMLPQDVRSELDAASSDRIEREQYIDFIKGRRFRKSLVTHAVSKVLDESDAERINSLFIASQLRPDDPSSALDDQTPLKFHAPQGGIVELDHPLTKSLLAGLAGEWARPRLVEKELRRAAERIHSQETGTADALSFILRLYESGTVTLCSYANQIAVTEVSSAPRLSAFARHQIENDSRAVMTLYNLNIDPEPETIKVLLSLLDGKRTENELCTAIKEIFEVPEDEKDAFERELPQMIRANLEKFAALGLLVG, encoded by the coding sequence ATGGCAGAAGCGAGCACCATTTACGACAAGGTTCCGTACCCGAGCTACACTTTTCCGCAAACGCATCCCGACAGGTTAGCCACCGCGGCATATCTCCATGGCCTAAATCCCGCATCGCCTGCGAACTGCCGGGTGCTTGAACTCGGCTGCGGCGACGGGACGAATCTTATCGCACAGGCCTACGCGCTGCCCGAGAGCACATTCGTCGGCATCGACCTGTCAACCGTACAGATCGAGCGCGCCATAGACGCCGCCGAAAAAATCGGGATCAAGAACATTCGATTCCGCGCTGCGGATATCACGTCGATCGCGGCGGATGAACTCGGACGATTTGATTTCATCACTGCCCACGGACTCTATTCCTGGGTTCCGGACCACGTACGTCGAACCGTGCTCGACCTATATGCAAATTGCCTGGCGGAGAACGGCATCGGCTACATAAGCTACAACACATATCCGGGCTGCCATATCCGCCAAATGGTTGCCGGCATGATGAAATTCGCGGCTCGCGACGCCGCCGAACCGTTCGATGCCGTCGAGGACGCACTTGCAGCACTCGAATTTGTTGAACGAGCCTCCGAAAATGACAGCCTCTATCAGATGACGATCCGTCTCGAATTGCAGCAGACCGAAGAACGCTCGGCGGAGAACGTCTTTCACGATGATCTCGCTGAGATCAATCAGCCGTTCTATTTCTATGAGTTCGCAGCGGACATTGTCCGGCACGGGCTGCGTTACATTACCGACGCCGATCCGAGAATAAATGACCTTACGATGCTGCCTCAAGATGTTCGCAGCGAGCTGGACGCGGCATCATCAGACAGGATAGAACGTGAGCAATATATCGACTTTATCAAGGGCAGACGTTTTAGAAAATCGCTTGTAACTCATGCTGTATCGAAGGTTCTGGATGAGTCCGACGCAGAACGGATAAATTCGCTTTTCATCGCGTCGCAATTACGGCCAGATGATCCGTCGTCAGCACTGGACGATCAGACGCCGCTGAAATTCCACGCGCCGCAAGGCGGAATTGTCGAGCTTGATCATCCGCTGACAAAGTCACTGTTGGCGGGCCTGGCGGGCGAATGGGCAAGACCGAGGCTTGTCGAAAAAGAGCTTCGGCGGGCAGCGGAGCGTATTCACTCACAAGAGACGGGCACCGCTGATGCCCTGTCATTCATTTTGCGCCTTTATGAGTCGGGAACTGTTACGCTTTGCAGTTACGCAAATCAGATCGCCGTTACCGAGGTCAGCTCGGCTCCGAGGCTGAGCGCCTTTGCTCGGCATCAGATAGAAAATGATTCACGTGCTGTCATGACACTCTATAATTTGAATATCGACCCGGAACCGGAAACGATAAAGGTGTTGCTTTCGCTGCTTGACGGCAAGCGTACGGAAAATGAACTCTGTACCGCGATCAAAGAGATCTTTGAGGTCCCGGAAGATGAAAAAGACGCATTCGAGAGAGAGTTGCCGCAAATGATCCGTGCGAATCTTGAAAAGTTTGCCGCGCTGGGCCTTCTCGTCGGCTAG